A single window of Nicotiana sylvestris chromosome 3, ASM39365v2, whole genome shotgun sequence DNA harbors:
- the LOC104242964 gene encoding probable arabinosyltransferase ARAD1, giving the protein MSLIPDKSMLPSRSLSCLIAISVFLLIISSLSLLQFADNSFIPKSVFSLVLVNSSSVYLTSSGESKAPFLPIETSHEQTLKSQELACQTSSFSNDSVGFGVGKTCGPKEALLKVYMYDLPPEFHFGLLGWKGSRDDETWPSVSNPNQIPSYPGGLNLQHSIEYWLTLDLLSSNNPNINRPCTAVRVLNSGEADVIFVPFFSSLSYNRHSKVQGKEKFSLNRMLQDKVVDFLKSRDEWKRRGGKDHVIVAHHPNSMLDAREKLGSAMFVLADFGRYRAEIANIGKDVIAPYKHMVQTIGADNSPSFRQRDTLVYFQGAIYRKDGGEIRQNLYNLLKDEKDVHFTFGSIQANGVREAGRGMASSKFCLNIAGDTPSSNRLFDAIASHCIPVIISDEIELPFEDVLDYSEFCVFVNSSNAVKKGYLLYLLRGMKEDQWTKMWERIKVLGKHFGYQYPSQTDDAVDMIWQAVSRKVSSMRLKDHRDKRYHRSQLFLKDQMS; this is encoded by the exons ATGTCTCTGATTCCTGATAAAAGCATGTTACCTTCAAGGTCTCTGTCCTGTCTAATAGCCATTTCTGTTTTCCTTTTGATAATTTCTTCACTTTCCCTTCTTCAATTTGCTGACAATTCTTTCATACCCAAATCAGTTTTTAGTTTAGTTCTTGTTAATAGTTCTTCCGTTTACTTGACTTCAAGTGGAGAATCTAAAGCTCCTTTCTTGCCTATTGAAACTTCACATGAACAAACCCTGAAAAGCCAAGAATTAGCTTGTCAAACTTCCAGTTTCAGCAATGATTCTGTTGGATTCGGAGTTGGGAAAACTTGTGGCCCGAAAGAAGCTCTTCTTAAAGTGTATATGTATGACTTACCTCCTGAATTTCACTTTGGGCTATTAGGTTGGAAAGGAAGTAGGGACGACGAAACATGGCCTAGTGTTAGTAACCCGAACCAAATACCCTCGTACCCTGGTGGCCTAAATTTACAGCACAGCATTGAGTATTGGCTTACTCTTGATCTTCTATCCTCAAACAACCCAAATATCAATAGACCATGCACTGCTGTTAGAGTGCTGAATTCTGGTGAAGCGGATGTGATCTTTGTGCCATTTTTTTCGTCTTTGAGTTACAATAGGCATTCTAAGGTTCAAGGGAAGGAAAAATTCAGTCTCAATAGAATGCTGCAGGATAAAGTGGTGGATTTTTTAAAAAGTAGAGATGAGTGGAAGCGAAGGGGTGGAAAGGATCATGTAATTGTTGCTCACCACCCCAATAGTATGTTGGATGCAAGAGAGAAGCTTGGTTCTGCCATGTTTGTACTTGCAGATTTTGGAAGGTATAGAGCCGAAATAGCAAATATTGGAAAGGATGTGATTGCTCCTTACAAACATATGGTCCAGACAATAGGTGCTGACAACTCACCCTCTTTCAGACAACGCGATACATTAGTTTACTTTCAAGGGGCAATCTATCGAAAAGAT GGTGGAGAGATTCGTCAAAATTTATACAACCTTCTCAAAGATGAAAAAGATGTACACTTCACATTTGGAAGCATTCAAGCAAATGGTGTCAGGGAGGCTGGAAGAGGAATGGCATCGTCCAAATTCTGCCTGAATATTGCTGGAGACACTCCCTCTTCAAATCGTCTCTTTGATGCCATTGCTAGCCACTGTATTCCGGTTATAATTAGTGATGAGATTGAGCTACCATTTGAAGATGTTCTCGATTACTCAGAGTTCTGTGTGTTTGTAAATTCATCTAATGCTGTAAAGAAGGGCTACCTTCTGTACCTTCTTAGAGGAATGAAGGAAGATCAGTGGACCAAAATGTGGGAAAGGATAAAGGTGCTCGGCAAACATTTTGGATATCAATATCCATCCCAAACTGATGATGCAGTGGATATGATTTGGCAGGCAGTTTCAAGAAAGGTGTCATCTATGCGACTGAAGGATCATCGCGACAAAAGATATCACAGGTCACAGCTTTTCCTCAAAGACCAGATGTCATGA
- the LOC104242963 gene encoding uncharacterized protein isoform X1 — translation MGEHLALCVDRLITPESLHSLQGSEDAGSSAGSSCSHTVGQSPYGTINKEDEELEAGGEDEPLLQTVECRICQEEDSTKNLEIPCGCNGSLKYAHRKCVQRWCNEKGDIICEICHQSYQPGYTAPPPLSPSEDIAIDISEGWTVAGTQLDLHDPRLLAMAAADRHLLEADYDEYADSSASGAAFCRSAALILMALLLLRHAVTIGNDDGDDDDVSTFFSLFLLRAAGFLLPCYIMAWAISIMQRRRQRQEATALAAAEVAFMLQAGQHRGLHVTIAPGPAQAAEPSATPAHPTTHVATPTAQATPPPPELV, via the exons ATGGGAGAACACTTGGCTCTATGTGTTGATCGCCTTATCACACCTGAATCTTTGCACTCGTTGCAAGGGTCAGAGGATGCAGGATCCTCTGCTGGAAGTTCTTGCTCGCACACAGTAGGTCAATCACCTTATGGTACTATTAATAAGGAGGATGAAGAACTAGAAGCTGGAGGTGAAGATGAGCCATTACTTCAGACTGTGGAATGCCGAATTTGCCAGGAAGAAGATAGCACTAAGAATTTGGAGATTCCTTGTGGCTGCAATGGCAGCTTAAAG TATGCTCATAGGAAATGTGTTCAGCGTTGGTGCAATGAGAAGGGTGATATAATTTGCGAGATTTGCCATCAG TCTTATCAACCTGGCTATACTGCTCCACCACCGCTTTCTCCTTCTGAAGATATTGCCATCGACATCAG TGAGGGCTGGACAGTGGCTGGTACTCAGCTTGACTTGCATGATCCACGGCTTCTTGCGATGGCAGCTGCAGACCGCCATCTCTTGGAGGCTGACTATGACGAGTACGCTGATTCAAGTGCTAGTGGAGCTGCATTTTGTCGTTCTGCTGCTCTAATT TTAATGGCCCTTCTATTATTGAGGCATGCTGTGACCATCGGAAATGATGATGGAGATGATGACGATGTCTCCACCTTTTTCTCT CTTTTTTTGCTCCGTGCTGCTGGTTTTCTTCTACCTTGCTACATCATGGCTTGGGCTATCAGTATCATGCAGCGTCGAAGGCAAAGACAG GAGGCAACAGCACTAGCAGCAGCAGAAGTTGCTTTCATGCTGCAGGCAGGGCAACATAGGGGCTTGCATGTAACAATAGCACCAGGACCTGCACAGGCAGCTGAACCTTCAGCAACACCAGCACACCCAACAACTCATGTTGCAACACCAACCGCCCAGGCGACACCCCCTCCTCCAGAGCTAGTATAA
- the LOC104242963 gene encoding uncharacterized protein isoform X2: MGEHLALCVDRLITPESLHSLQGSEDAGSSAGSSCSHTVGQSPYGTINKEDEELEAGGEDEPLLQTVECRICQEEDSTKNLEIPCGCNGSLKYAHRKCVQRWCNEKGDIICEICHQSYQPGYTAPPPLSPSEDIAIDISEGWTVAGTQLDLHDPRLLAMAAADRHLLEADYDEYADSSASGAAFCRSAALILMALLLLRHAVTIGNDDGDDDDVSTFFSLFLLRAAGFLLPCYIMAWAISIMQRRRQRQVQIIVTTAVPHPTSLLTPFLLTGK; the protein is encoded by the exons ATGGGAGAACACTTGGCTCTATGTGTTGATCGCCTTATCACACCTGAATCTTTGCACTCGTTGCAAGGGTCAGAGGATGCAGGATCCTCTGCTGGAAGTTCTTGCTCGCACACAGTAGGTCAATCACCTTATGGTACTATTAATAAGGAGGATGAAGAACTAGAAGCTGGAGGTGAAGATGAGCCATTACTTCAGACTGTGGAATGCCGAATTTGCCAGGAAGAAGATAGCACTAAGAATTTGGAGATTCCTTGTGGCTGCAATGGCAGCTTAAAG TATGCTCATAGGAAATGTGTTCAGCGTTGGTGCAATGAGAAGGGTGATATAATTTGCGAGATTTGCCATCAG TCTTATCAACCTGGCTATACTGCTCCACCACCGCTTTCTCCTTCTGAAGATATTGCCATCGACATCAG TGAGGGCTGGACAGTGGCTGGTACTCAGCTTGACTTGCATGATCCACGGCTTCTTGCGATGGCAGCTGCAGACCGCCATCTCTTGGAGGCTGACTATGACGAGTACGCTGATTCAAGTGCTAGTGGAGCTGCATTTTGTCGTTCTGCTGCTCTAATT TTAATGGCCCTTCTATTATTGAGGCATGCTGTGACCATCGGAAATGATGATGGAGATGATGACGATGTCTCCACCTTTTTCTCT CTTTTTTTGCTCCGTGCTGCTGGTTTTCTTCTACCTTGCTACATCATGGCTTGGGCTATCAGTATCATGCAGCGTCGAAGGCAAAGACAG GTTCAAATAATTGTTACTACTGCTGTCCCCCACCCCACCTCTTTGTTGACCCCCTTTCTACTCACGGGTAAATAA